The window TCCTCTTCTTGTAGTCTTATGACTTTTTCACATGTATACTTGGTCAACCTCACATCCTCACTAGAGGAtgcaatatatacatatatattaccTGTTGTAGTTAAACCCAAATGAAAGGTGGCTGTCGGTTGAGAGGGTTGATTGAAGGTCCGTGGTTTGTTACCATGAACCACATGAGAGCGCAAGGGTAATGTTTGTGGATTGCAGGGAAAggccaaagaaaaacaaagaaagcaatgTGTGTTCTAAATTTGAATAACACTACTTAGCGGCTCAAAAGGCTTCAAATTACATGTGTTGTCCAAagcaacagcagtaaaacaaattaacctcagacaacaaaaaaattttCTGTACCGACCAGGTGAAAAAtgtctctcctctgtgtccttTCAGTACTATTAACACAATAATGTGTCCTGATCAAGCTAAGCTTGTGGTCTAATTACATTTCAACCACTTgagaacagcagaaacaagttgtTTTTATGATATGGCAAGCTAATTAGCAAAAAGTTGCTTATTTACTCACCCAGCACATACAGTGTTGCTGCTTCAATTTGAATCATGCTTGTGgtcacctgatgaatgtaagatCAGTAGTCACTCTCtatttagctctgtttttggtctctactAACTACCagggaaatatctgactctttagcTGATAAATGCTGTTCACCAGCTGTTATTAACTGTATCTGCCTTTTGGTGTTGAGCTGGGAATGTACAGTGGGTTTTTAGAGCTTATTTACTGAAAACAACTGCCTGCAGCGCCTGAAAATGACACTATGAACTCGGTGAGAGTGAGCCATCCAGTAAAGATGTGACCAGACAACTTAATACTGAAGTGAAACGCATTGTAAATCTCCTGCAGCTTCAGGTGATTATGCTTCACATACTGTCAAGTTCTTGAAAATATCACTTATAGCCACTTTAGCAAAAAGAGTGAAGGCTGGTGATGTTTTTTGTTCGAGatcttttaatttgtgtgtgtgcatgtacaagTGTTGCGCTTGTATGTACCCAGATCTCATAGCAAAACACCACCTATGTCTTCATCTtagccacccacacacacacacacacacacacacaacacacacaggacagacgGGCCAGACGGAGACAAAGACACCTGTCAGTGGGGGTCTGAAATCTGCTGTGGATTACCAATAGATGACAGCTCTCCCCTGCTCCCTCCCGTTCTCTTGTTCTTTATGTTGGATCAGCAACAATGCTATTACTGCACTTAGGTCCGTAGGAGTATGTGCTGAATTCACACAGTTACATCTTCACTAAACATGAACGTGTGAGGACAGCGCATTATATCCTCTCGGTTTTAGTCTAAAAGGTGACATTGTAGGGGTTTGTGCATTGGTTTTCTCTCACTGGGTTtgtctctgctgccctctgtcTGTCACCAGTGTGTATCATCAGTTTGGCtgcgtgactgtgtgtgtgtgtgtgcatgcagagtctgggacacagctgttgttgtgttcacCCTCCATCTCTTGAATATAACCCTCTTCTGTGCCGATCTAAGCTCATGAAAGAGCATAGAAACCGCAGAGTCAGCACAGCCCCATAGGGAGGCAGTTCAGCTCAGCTTTATCActtgacgcacacacacacacacacacacacattctcaaaGATTCTGCTGAACTACATACAGTACGTTTGCTGTAGTCTAATCGCACTTCAGATAAAGGGCCTTTTATTATCAAGGGCACTCACTCacaaagtgtgtgcgtgtgtgtgtgtgtgtgtacatatcGTAACTGTGAGTGGAAATTTGTCTGAGAGTTTGTGCTCTTGTGTTACAgctttttcacatcacatccCATTGTCTGCATTCAAAATTCTAAGCAACTTCCTCCATGACAGGAAATTGCATTTTTACATCCGGATGACCATAGCAACCAAAGCCTGTGATGCCTAACTGTCAGTCAGGTTTGTGGTTACACATTTTGCACAGTTGaaggtgaaatgtgtgtgtgtagagtgtatatgtgtgtgtttgtgaggggGGCGACTCACCTTTATGTGCCGCTGAGCCTTTTTCCTCAGCGCTATCAACCCATGATAAAGTGCCTGGTTGATAATGGCATGTGTGAATGATAACAAAGTGCCCTGAGTGCTCCAACGTGTATGGTCAGCTTTTCAAACCAAGAGCCCTTGCTGCCTTTTATTCTATTTGCTTCTTTTATCCCCTGTCTTGCTtcctgaaaataataataaaacaccaTTAGTCCCCTCCCTGCTCTGTATGGGGATCACAGCAGCAGATTGCAGCAATTGATTTATGGGGGTAAATGGCTGCTTCCCTTACATGTCAATGAATTGGAGGACAGGTTTGGCTGTTCTAGCACATCCCTGAAGTCCAGGCCACACTAATGGAGAGGGTGGAGGGTAAAGCAGGTGCAGGATGGGGGTGGGTTACAGTAAATATGAGTATGactcactgagtgtgtgtaaaCAAAGCAGCTACAGTAGGATAATGTCAGAcgtttctgcatgtgtgtgcatgagaaagagaaagcaagcATGGAGACATAATGTCCCGTTGCCAGAcgagcaaacaaacacacaggcagacagagagacagacacaaagaggctTCCAGCAGTTCTCGACTCAGATCCATGGTTTGGTAGGCTGGGATTCACATCACTtggatgtctgtctgtgtgggtgcgtttgtgcatgtgtgtgtttgcttgcttgGAGGAGCTACAGGATGTGAGCAAGAATCTCATCCAGCTTCTCTTCAGCAGCCTTGTCCGCTCTGGCTTTGGCCTCATGCATCAGCTTCTGTCCTAGAAAGGGACACAGATACGGATGAGCTTTGCATTGGCAGAAATGGCTGACTGACAGTTATTACAGAGATATTGTTTTGGATTAACTTACCGATGTCTTTGTTACAATGTTGTTTATAAGATCGTCCCGTTCCTGATGAGTCATTATTTAAGAAAGGAACGGAAAAGACATCAAGTTCACATTTTATCATCGCTCAGCCCTGAATTTTAACATCCTTTTCAGTTTAAAGTGGCCATGAATATACTGTGGAAATGTAAGGGATTTCCAATTATTCTTCGTTCTTATCAGGTTTCCTTTTGTTGCCCTCATTTAAAATTAGTTTATGGAACAGCTAAGTATAAAATTTATGAGTACAAAGAAATCCCACTGGAGAGAAATGAATCCTGCTGATGTTATGTGTAATGTTTTCTTCACTTTATCTTTCAGGCAGACCCGGGAGCAGGAAACCCCACCAGACTTCTTCTACTTCTCTGACTTTGAGAGGCACAATGCTGAAATTGCCGCCTTTCACTTGGACAGGtgagcaccaccaccaccaccaccatcaacCCCCCAAAAAATGCTATCATACTGAGATTTATGGGGCTCATCCGTTTCTCCATCTGAGTGCTTTTTCACATCACCCTTCACCGTCTGTTCCGGGGAAAATGGCAGGTCACACATGTCCGTTCACTCAGACAGTGGACAATTTAACTTGTTTGTAACCTGGAGGTGCACCATAATGGACTTAAGCCGTGAAAATGTGAATGGGATTTAGTACATGAGGGATTAGATAACAATCGGATCATCTCCTTTATTTGCCGCTGAGTATATTGATTTGTACATGATCCTCTTACTCTGCAGGCTTCAGCTGACaaggtaataaataaataaatacatacatacatacatacatacataaacttCTCCTTAGAGGAAAACTAAGATGAGTCAAAATGATTGTTTGGGATTCTGGGGGAGGATGATTAATGCAGTGCAGGTTGTTTTAAGGTCTGCCGGGGGCATGTTAattacttcacacacacacacacacatatatatatatatgaggtCAGTGGCGTGTGTTGGTGTGGGCAGGAAGATGGAGctaaacaggaaatcacaggCACGCCATTACCACCAGGACGGGTTGGAGAGCAGTTTGAAAGAGCagaacagcagtttgtttttagattGCGTGCTCCATGCAGGGCTGCCTGTGAATTATAGTCCTGTTGCCCGACCACAGCGGCCTCTGGATACCAGTCGGAGCTATTGCTAGTTTATGGCTTCATATTGACTCAGGAATGCAGAGTAGGAGGATGTTTTGCCCTTCTAAGActttctttaatttgatttctaATTCCAGACAGTTGTGATGAAATGTACTAAAATAGCCTGAAGATTTAAGGGAAGAGGTGGCATCACTGCTTTCCAGTAATTACTTCTACATCTCAGGgggtagttttttttttttatcctctgctCTTTGTCGGTGCACTATGCTACCATCTGTTGAAGTCCTTGTGACTCAGGGGTGTGTAGCAAGTGGAGTGCACACAGATAGACACACttgtgaccacacacacacagactctctttTTGTCACCAAGTCTAACATGACGGTGCAGTTTGCAGCTCCTGAATGCTGTTCTCTGTAGGCTGAAGTTTCGACAACTCTGTTCCACTCAGCCAgcctccgtgtgtgtgtgtgtgcgtgtgcatggatgtgtgcatgtgtgttcccAGGAGGCTGTAGCGAACATACATTGAGACAACAGGGACTGAATAGAGAGGCTGTAGTGAATGAGACGGACACATGgcgacagagagagaacaagagtgAAGTTAAAATGAGCTTTAAATCTTCAAATCTAAATATACATAAGTTGTTAGAATAGACTGTGATTAATAAGTAGGATGcatatttgtctgtttgagCGTGTCTTGGCAGGATAGATGCAgggaggcaaacacacacaaacacgtccCTTGTTGTGTTCAGAAGCGGATGTTGGAGGTCAATATTAGGTTTGAATCACAACCacaaaagaggaaggagagcacTGTGAAGATGATGTAAAGATGATGAACATCTTGTGTGCTGGAATGACTCCAGTCAAACCTTGTTCCATTCAAACAGACATGAATGGAAAACCATGAAATATGATTCttatgtgaaataaaagcatcCTGACGCTTATTTTTGGGCTGTCTTTAACAAAAGTATAAGCTCTTATGCAGACATACATAAGGTGATGTGTCTAAATAGATAAACAATGTGTGCAGGGGAGGGTGCAGAAGTCACAAGCATTTGGTCAAAGCAGCTCACTAAGACAGGACAGGTGCTCAGTGCTCATGACTCTGCTGGTTGGCAGAAAGGGCTCTGGAAACCTACACCGCCTGGGGCACCATgggaggaagagctggaggctGGAGGTGCTTTGTAGCTGCTTTAATTAACTGCAAACAAAGTCAGAAACAGGGTGTGATACAGCAACACTTAgacctgactgactgactgatcgcCTCATGGGAGCCTTGATGTTATTGCCAATCTGCAGCACCTCACATGAAGAATCAAAGTTTGTTAATTGAGTctgttaacaaaaacaaacaagcaaaagtATTACAGTATTGCGGTTGTTCACATCTCTCCTTCTTTAGAATTCTTGACTTCCGGAGAGTGCCCCCGGTGGCAGGACGACTTGTCAACATGACGAGGGAAATCAGAGACGTGACTCGTGATAAGAAGCTGTGGAGGACCTTCTTCATCTCACCAGGTAGAAACTCTGCCCGCCCCCGCAGCCTGGTGCAGTGATGTGGATGCATGATTGCACCGCTTGTCCCATTGGGACAGAACTGTTCTTTGGCTACAGCTTTGGGTTAACTGGGTTATGTACAAAGTGATTTATGTACCTGCAGTTGATGGTAGTCTGAGTTTGTCCTGGTATGCTCTTCAAGGCAGGCCAAATGGCAAGAATGTACATTTGGTTGATAGATAAAGCTATGGCCAAATGTGACCACAGGGGGGCACTGTAAGTCAACTCATTCTCAAAGGCTCTGCAAAATGACCTGTAAACTAAAATGAATATACAACCACTCAATGAGATTAgacataaatgaagaaaaaagcattttaaaatcctataaattaaatgaagactcaggcttttctttgttttttatgttgtaAGATTAGCATGACAAATTGACCTCAAAAAATAGATAAACTGTAATCAGTTGTAGCAGTGCAAAGCAGGTCATCCATCACATTAATAGCCGTCAGGGCGCCACAAAGGTTCTAATTTCTTAAAAATTTCACTGGTTAACACTAACAAATTGTTGTCATCATATGACTGATGTAGAGATTAGCATGTAAGCACTGTGGAAACAAGGACCTGGTTTGTGAATGAGAAGGTACATGGATGAGCTTTAATATATCTTTGATGTGTCTTTGATCATTATTAAACACTTTACTGaagcaaaatataaaattcaaatgaaatgctTTTCCCTTTTAGCAGTCAGTTTGATCAGTATTCACAGTGTCTCAGGAGGGAAACATATTAAACAGTGGTCAGGTTCTCTCTGTGTCCTGTGTTTAACTCTGCACACGAGACTAGAAAACCTTCACCACATTGatttttcactgtcactgtttctcTTCAATGTCTCCAAGTTTGATTTTCAACCATAAACCACCCTGTGTGGGTGCTTCCTCTATTACACCatttttaaatcctgttttctTCTGCCCCCTCAGCCAATAACGTCTGCTTCTACGGTGAGTGCTCGTACTACTGCTCCACAGAGCACGCTCTGTGCGGTAAACCCGACCAGATTGAGGGCTCACTAGCAGCCTTCCTGCCAGACCTGAACCTGGCAAAACGCAAGACCTGGAGAAACCCCTGGAGACGTTCCTACCACAAACGCAAGAAAGCTGAGTAAGGAAAAGACACCAACGCACCACCTCACAAACCTGTCCACCTGCACGCATTGTAACTTCTGAGTCAGGGTTTATTATGTAGTCCTCCATCCATCTGTGACTAAATATTGACTTAATACTTATATAAGTGTGCATATTTGTGCATTCTCAGGTGGGAGGTGGATCCAGATTACTGTGACGAGGTTAAGCAGACTCCTCCGTATGATCGAGGCACTCGACTGCTGGACATCATGGATATGACGATCTTTGACTTCTTGATGGGTAAGAGTAGATGTAACGTGTGATCGCGTATAACTGCGACTGCAGAGTCCTCCCTCTGAATCACACTTCGTCCCCCTCTTTGTACAGGCAACATGGATCGACATCATTATGAAACTTTTGAGAAGTTTGGAAATGACACCTTCATCATTCACTTGGACAACGGGCGAGGGTAAAAGACATTCAGTTGCTTTTAAACAGTCTTACTAACTACTAAATGCATGACATGCTTAATCATCTTTTGATCTTCATCCTCATGCCTGTAGGTTTGGAAAACACTCCCATGATGAGCTGTCCATCCTGGTGCCTCTCAGCCAGTGCTGCAGGTCAGACTTCTAGTTGTTTGTGAATTTAACAGTCCTTTTGGGAAGGTTAGCGTGTTTTGCTAGCAATAAGACCTAACGGACGTCGATCAAGCCATCCAATAGTTTAGAGTGAAGATATCTCAATAActcctgaaaactgaaatatacAGTGGAATGAGCTGGGTTGTTGTGTATTCTGTGATCTGGATTTCAACATGAGGCATCCTGGAGGTAGACACAATATAACCATTTAATTCTCGGTTTGATTCATAGCTGTAGCTTTCTCTCCTCATGTTTCTTGTCTAtatcatttcattcattcaataaaGAATaggatgaaaaacacatggatttgtactatatagacaaagtaTTGGGGTACCTGAACATCACACCAacaatacatagacagctttgcagctataacagcttccactcttgtgGGAagtctgggaaggctttccatttgtgagatcaggcactgatgttggaccaaaaggtctggctcacaatctgcattccagttcatcccaaaggtgtttggtgggttttgaggtcagggctctgtgtgggccagtcttttttttccacaccaaactcatccagccatgtatttatggactttgctgtgtgtactggggcacagtcatgctgaaatagaaaagggccttcccaaactgttgccacaaagttggaagcatagcattgtccaaaatgtctgacaCATTAAGTTTTCcattcactggaagtaaagggccgagaccagcccctgaaaaacagctgcataAAGAGATCTTTCTGCAtactttgtctatatagtgtatctcaaGTACTGTCGTCAAGGTAAACTTGACATGCTCCCTTGTCCCTTGTTTCTAGGGTGAGGAAATCCACTTACCTGCGTCTCCAGCTGTTGGCCAAAGAGGACTACCAGCTGAGCTCGCTGATGGAGGAGTCTCTGCTCCGTGACAAACTGTCCCCCATCCTCATCCAGCCTCACCTCCAGGCCATGGACCGCAGGCTTCGGCTGGTGCTGCAGGTCCTGATAGGCTGCATAGAGAAAGAAGGCTACATTAATGTCGTGGAGGAAGATATGGCTGGGGACATGGCCACCCACAGGAGCCCAGGCCACAGGTAGTGAGGGCAAGGGGTGACAGAAAAACCACCAGTGACACATGGAAAATGGGCCACGTCTGTGGCTGCTCAAGCAATGGGACTGCACCAGAAGTCTCACTTTACTGATATCGAGCTGAATTCAGTGAATTCCAAGACTTGCCATCATTGCCTCTATGGAACCTGCTTTTGAGTGTGTCTGTAAAGAAGAAACTGAGCACAGTTGCCATGAAAGACTCCCACAGAGGCTTTGTATTTGTTAGCTACAGATGTATTTTGGTTGTCAGATGTTCTACCAGACATAAAGGAACCGCTGCTGTGTTCTGactttgtcctgtttgttttgtatatgGAGgatttgtttcatgtgttttattatattaGTACATAACCAAATGAGAACCTACACTGACTGGGCAGCATATGGTCAGACAATAAGCTTTATGAGTTATAACGACGGATGAAAAAGGTTAAATAGCGTGTGGACGTTTTCAAGATATTTTGTTTTCGCATTCGGTTTTCACCTTTTGCAATCAGCCAtatcagcagagaaaatgaattcAAGCCTGGCACGTACCACCCACAGCcaggaaaataaaagtttcCGAGTAGTGTGTTCTCTTTATCTTTATAAGCTTTTTGTCTCGGCACAGACTTTCAACAGACTAGACTGAAAATGTTATCACGAACATAGATCTGAGTGCAAGTATATTTAAAGCTGTGGTTCAGCCTTCTCTTTGCCTTATTCTGATTTGAtatctctctcttgtttttactttctcaTCTCCCCTGCAAGTCTGTCTTGCAATACAACTTCGCAACACTAAAATGGTATTTACCAAACCAAAAATATTCACAGATCAGTGTGCTGGTTCGTGTTCATTAAATGGCATGACAGTTCACTCACTAAAGCATTTAGTCCCATCTGCGCTATGATTTCACAGTTTACGCAATGcaaaatgtttgtatgttgattcatttttatgagATTTCATGTCCAAATAACTATTTATTGGTGTGTTACAAAGAATAACAGTTGGTTTAACAAATTCTGGGTTTTATATGTTGGGAAACATTTATCGTAGGGTTACGTTTGGATAGTATTTAAATTGACATTCCTTTGGGTACTATTTTTATGTTGAAATTATAGAAAACAAGAAAGCTTTTTGGACGTTTTACGTTGTTAACGTGGTGCCATGCGATTTTCAATTTCCTCCCAAGAGTCCTGTGCACTGGCTGACCCAGTACTTGTGCAATGACAAATAATACACtacttgaatgtttttgggTTGGCAGTATGGACAGGATTCATCAAACTACAAACAAGCCTGAGCGGCTGGACTCTGAGAAATGCTTTGGGGTGATAAAGGGGTTAAAATGCCTCGTCCCACTGCAGGGATAACCTCGGGCACTGCTCTTTGATTTTCATATTCTCAGTGTAAATACCTATAAATACTTGGAAGACCTAACAAGCTTCACCGCACAGTGatttgcttctgttttctgctgttgcatCGTTACTGTGAAGATCTGTTTGCTAAACGATTAAAGTGTGCAATAAAAACGAAAGTGAGCACAAATCTCTCACTGTGTAGGTGGCTGTGGACATGTAAGACTTGTCTTGCTTTTTGCGTGAGGGTGGCCTGAGTGAAGATCAGCAGAACTGTGCAAGTTAAAGTCTGGTTTGACAGCAGAGCATTGAACTCGTGTTGAACTCATCCAGACAAAGAGCGGCATGAGCCAAGCCAGCCTACATGATGAAAGTTATGACTTTTATTATTATGCATCATTGtacaatttattattattcactCATGCAGATTTTACAGCttagaaaaatttaaaaagatttgGAGAAGACTGTGCCAACTCTGCGGTAATAATAAGGTTTCGCATCTCAGATGTTCCTCGAAGTGCATCAGTTAGGCTCAATGCTGAAACTCTGCCTGCTGCTAACCGCTAAAGGTGAGTCAAAGCTGCACGCACTCTGACACGCATTTCTCTTCAAGCAGTAATGACAAGAGGAATATTTATTCACCACAAAACATCGATATCtgtcatgagaaaacaaactattatttaaaatgaatactTTGGTTTTGTTGGGGATATTAATTTGAGTGTTAGCCTACTTATCTCAGTCAGCTGAGAGCCACATCACACAGTCAGTATTTttacacaggaagagagaggactGCTGATCTGACatatgtgtttgtggtgttaaaACTGGGGGAATACAGCaagtagttttttttaaaaataaaaggcctttttcctgctttccttcTAAAAAGTCTTGTGGCAGTTTCCCGTGTTTTCAAGGGAATAAAAAGATGTATTAATAGTGTAAATTGTGTTAATAAAAGCAAACGTGGTGAGAGGCACATTGAAGAAGCATTTTTCCAATTAGGTTAACAGCTTATTTCCACCTTCcgtgtgaaaacatttatttatttatttatttattttgaacgAGGAAAAATATCTTGGATATGCTATCTAATCTgcatcatttccttttcatttaaaCAATCTTAAATGTAATTCAGAAGCTGAGCCCATATCCAGTCTGACATCTACCTTCTATAGTCATAAAGAATCAATAAAGAAACCGAATCTGTTCGCATAACACATTTACGTTTCTAACTCATAGAAAACCTtacatatgtgtatatatatacagtatatataaaacaatggaaaaagCCTGCTGGGTTAGAAGTTATGACACCGTGTGGACAGGCGGACAGAGACACTCGACGCTGTCCGTGGTACTGACGGAAAACAACGGCGGTGTCAGTGCTGTGAgcagcaccatggacagcgcCATGATGTTTATCTGTTAAAAACTGGCAGGGGATGGACGCTTCCCTTCCCAGTGATGGACGAGCCGAGGAACATCGTGGTAGCTGTTGCCGTGATGCATTTCGCGCTCGTTTCATGATACTGGATATTAGATGTATTGCCTTGAAAGTTCCGTGCATTCAGCTGTCCTCACTCAGCGCTATAGTGTCTAAAAACATAGCACAAGAGAGAACAGTTTCTCTTGCCAGAAAGTTATCAATGGCAGCTGATTGCTTTCACGTGgcaaaaaaaatcctgttttatttacaaTGAGTAAATGTATTTCGATTAttcaccagcagggggcgcgAGTGTactgcagctctgactgtgtTGCTCGGGAAGAAGATGCTGTTACGGGTAAAATCCACCAGGTGGCAGTCGAATCTCTTGTTATTGATTTGACAGGTTTGCATCCTTGTCACGGAGATGACGTTATTTGTTGCCCTGGGTAAAAGTTACAACCGGTGAATGATTTCTCCTCCGTGTGATGAGTCGGTTTAAACTTGGATGCTTGATCACGTCCTTCAGTCCTTTACTTGAAGGACACGGAGGCCACAAGCAGTCGTCGGAATGACGCTCTGTAATATCACAGTCTGTTAACAGGCAGCCGAGGCCTAAGGTTGGAGAcgtggcttgtgatcggaaggtccctggttcgattcccccattCGACGGGCAGGAGgaatttgagtgtggtggagtgattaatgcgaaaaatgctcttcccccctccattagtcGCCTGTACGAAATTCAATCATTGTTATTGACTGGTTGGACGAAAGTGACAGCAAAACTTAAAATGcagggttgtttttcttttttccttttttcagacAAGTTCGATGTTGCTGTGTATTTCATCGATTTTTCTCCTCAGACCTTTACAACTTTTTCTAATTGTCATTTCAACATTGTGAattattttcctcctcctgaGAAAATAATCCGAGCAAGAATTAAGCCTTGACGTTCTTCCCGGCCACTCCCACTCTGCCCTGATGTTGTTTACCCTCCACAGCAGACCGCCCCGCATCCTCTCATCTCATTCAGAAGCAGCCTCCCTCTCCTGCCTAGTAACAGTATCCAACACCATTGTCCTCCCGTCTCTATGGCAACAGATGCAACCCCTTTCCTGTCCTGCTTCCCATTGATCCAAGGTGTGCGCGGCTGAGTCCTAGACGACCCTGACCCTTGCACCTCCCCCTTCTCCCCCACCGGTAAACTTGAAGTAAATCTGCCCCCAAAAATATCACAGCAATAAGGTAAGTTTATAAAGTTCACTGACATCACATGAGAGATAAATAAATCAAGTCATTTTGTCAAGAAATGAACCGTTGAGAGCTTCTTATTACTCGTGAAGGCCTCATTCTGCCCGGGTTTTCTCGCTTTCCACAGAAAACAGCTCTCCTGCTGATATATTTGAGTGGAAAACACTTTTGTACATGCACGCATGCTTCCAcaaactgcacacatgcacaaacggGCCAGCTTtcgcgcgtgtgtgcgtgtgtgtgtgttcgggcGTATGGCGAGCCGAGATGAGAG of the Scatophagus argus isolate fScaArg1 chromosome 16, fScaArg1.pri, whole genome shotgun sequence genome contains:
- the fam20ca gene encoding extracellular serine/threonine protein kinase FAM20C — encoded protein: MIKMILFRKFRVLILMVFLVACTMHIMIDLLPKLEKRAAGADGGEGGCQCAHHPSGESQGWGKQRARSAAEAGWPNKHTLRILQDFSNEPSSNLTSHSLEKITAAADKAESFRRTRPSAEDNKPLIGDASGGRAVPAHGASRLSALFEHPLYKVDLPPLTDDDTLFNVNTDIRFYPRAQGNQGWHNEEGNEEEEEFSPTGEVTAESYPNWLRFHIGISRYELYSRHSPVLDALLKDLVTQRITSVAMKSGGTQLKLIMTFQNYGQALFKPMKQTREQETPPDFFYFSDFERHNAEIAAFHLDRILDFRRVPPVAGRLVNMTREIRDVTRDKKLWRTFFISPANNVCFYGECSYYCSTEHALCGKPDQIEGSLAAFLPDLNLAKRKTWRNPWRRSYHKRKKAEWEVDPDYCDEVKQTPPYDRGTRLLDIMDMTIFDFLMGNMDRHHYETFEKFGNDTFIIHLDNGRGFGKHSHDELSILVPLSQCCRVRKSTYLRLQLLAKEDYQLSSLMEESLLRDKLSPILIQPHLQAMDRRLRLVLQVLIGCIEKEGYINVVEEDMAGDMATHRSPGHR